Within Candidatus Bathyarchaeum sp., the genomic segment TCAAAATAGTAAAGGGGTTCGTCTGAAAAATAGTAGACAAAGGAACCAACAACAGAAAGGCCTAAAGAAACGAAATGAGCCGCCTCAAGAAGTAAAGCCTTAGTTACTGATTTTTTAATCAAAGGAAACGCTGATTCCCCTTTTCTCCAAAACAAATAAGCCGAATATGCGGCAAAACAGCCCGCAAAAACCCGAATAAAACCCGCTATACTGCCAAATAGTCCTTCACTGCCATAATATAAGATAATCCACCACCAAGGATTTTTGCTCACTAAGTTGTAGACGTAATGATCAAAAATTAATCCAACAGTGAAAGTTAAGCCATAAATCAAAAAGTATATGGCATATGCAAAATAGCAAAGAGTAACAACAAAAATCCAGAATTTATACGACCCTAATTGGTTTTTTAGCCAGTTTCCCATTATTCTTTTCCCTCAAACAATCCAGATTCAACTAGTTTTTTCTAAAATGTATTCACCGAATTTGCGTATTTAGTTCTACTCAGGGAACAGTTTGTTCCAGTTCTGGAACAACAAAAAGTTAGTTTGTGTCTACTCAAGGGATGGTTTGTTCTTTTTCCATTTGATTCCTTCAGCTAAGAACATTCCAGCAGATGCTAATGTGACAACAGTTAGCAACCAAAATGAGCCTTCAACTGAGGTTGCAGCCAAAAGGTGAGGTATTAAAATACCAATTTCAATAACTAGTGCAACCAAGAAAACAAGTCCAAAAATAATAAAGCGCGGAATAAGGTGTTTTCTTATCCAAACATATCCGTTGATTGCAATTTTTTCTTTAACAACATAATTACTGTAATTGTCCTTGTGCACCAAATCCATGTCCATGAGCTTTTGCAGATTCCTGTAGGCAACACTTGGGCTAGTTAGTTTTGCACCTCTCATTACTTCTCGGGGACCAACAGGTTTTCCAGTTTTAACTAAAAAAAGATAAGTTCGCATTCCTGTTTTGGTTAGTTCTTCTTTGGGTTGCATAATTTGGTGACCTGCGTTCCAAGGAATATTGTATACTCTTTTCATTCTTTTAAGTAAATATGATAAAATGCATTCTTCATTACGTGGATATATATAAGTGGTGGTCCTGACCGGATTTTAACCGGCGACCTCAACTGCGTAAGAACATCCAAATTGATTCGATTTTTTACAGGAAGACCATCATCACATTATAGATGACGTATCCGAAAACTGCTGCAAGGGGGGCAGATAATATCCATGCCCAGATGATGTTTCGCATGGTGCTCCAGTTTACGGCTTTTTTTCCTCGGGTTAGTCCCGCTCCGATTAAGGTTCCGTTGTCAATATGAGTGGAGCTCATGGGGATTCCAAAAAAGGCTGCAGTTCCCAAGACCATGGCGCTAGATATGTCGCTTGCAAAGCCTTGATAGGGTCGCACTTTGGTGATTTTTGTTGCCATGGTTTTTACCACGCGCCATCCTCCGAAAACAACTCCTGAGGATAAGATGACATACGAGAGGATAATTACCCAGAAGGGGACAACGAACTCTGAGATGTATCCGTAATAGAGTAAAATCATAGTTATTATGCCCATGACTTTTTGGGCGTCGTTTGTGGCATCTGTTACTGCGAACAGAAAGGTTGCAACTATTTGCAGGCGTTTGAATCTGCGGTTTATTTTACTTGCAGAGTGATTGTGGAATGCTCGGATAATTAGTCCAGTTATTAAAAATGCGATTAGAATTGCGATAAAGGGTGAAGTCAGTAATGGGATTACGACTTTGTTTATGATGCCCCCGATTTCTACGATTTCCCATCCGCCTGCGGCAACTCCTGCCCCAACTAATCCGCCGATGAGGACGTGGGTTTCAGAAATGGGTAAGGAGTAAATCCAAGAGAATATAAAATCAAAAA encodes:
- a CDS encoding inorganic phosphate transporter, with amino-acid sequence MIDLILIFALILAIAFGFWTGFTDAAYSTAGIIATKAVKTNQAIVISTVGSLIGMTVFGSAVAKTIGTGIITEGFASGEVIIATLLGALIFDFIFSWIYSLPISETHVLIGGLVGAGVAAGGWEIVEIGGIINKVVIPLLTSPFIAILIAFLITGLIIRAFHNHSASKINRRFKRLQIVATFLFAVTDATNDAQKVMGIITMILLYYGYISEFVVPFWVIILSYVILSSGVVFGGWRVVKTMATKITKVRPYQGFASDISSAMVLGTAAFFGIPMSSTHIDNGTLIGAGLTRGKKAVNWSTMRNIIWAWILSAPLAAVFGYVIYNVMMVFL